A genomic segment from Propionibacteriaceae bacterium ZF39 encodes:
- a CDS encoding thiamine-phosphate kinase, which translates to MTVPPRSEPTEANTLGEVGEFGLIRSITGDLAADPRVLVGPGDDGAVVRIEGDLVISTDTVVSGVHFRPDWSLPHEVGQRAVAAAVADLIAMGSRPVALVVAFTAPADLAASWAKQCTQGMKVEAAKSGIALVGGDVTSGPVVVITVTVFGDLAGRSPILRSGARPGDEVALRGRIGWSAAGLRVLSRGFRSPRVLVDAYKVPEVVYSAGEEARTAGATSMIDVSDGLLADLGHVATASGVRVDLRRDAFTVPEPINAVAAATGADPWTFLLTGGEDHALAATFPPGSVPEGWLVIGRVAETGKTGPEVLVDGQPWADESGWDHFR; encoded by the coding sequence ATGACCGTCCCACCCCGCTCCGAGCCGACCGAGGCGAACACCCTGGGTGAGGTGGGGGAGTTCGGGCTCATCCGCAGCATCACCGGTGACCTGGCCGCCGACCCGCGCGTGCTGGTGGGACCCGGGGACGACGGTGCGGTGGTCCGGATCGAGGGGGACCTCGTGATCTCCACCGACACGGTGGTGTCGGGGGTGCACTTCCGCCCGGACTGGTCGCTGCCGCACGAGGTGGGCCAGCGCGCCGTCGCAGCGGCCGTGGCCGACCTGATCGCGATGGGCTCCCGGCCGGTGGCGCTCGTCGTGGCCTTCACGGCGCCGGCCGACCTGGCTGCCTCGTGGGCCAAGCAGTGCACGCAGGGCATGAAGGTGGAGGCCGCCAAATCAGGGATCGCGCTGGTCGGGGGCGACGTCACGTCCGGCCCCGTGGTCGTGATCACGGTGACGGTCTTCGGCGACCTGGCGGGCCGGTCGCCGATCCTGCGCAGTGGCGCACGACCCGGGGACGAGGTGGCACTCCGGGGGCGGATCGGGTGGTCGGCGGCCGGTCTGCGGGTGCTGTCGCGCGGCTTCCGGTCGCCCAGGGTGCTGGTGGATGCCTACAAGGTGCCCGAGGTGGTCTACAGCGCCGGAGAGGAGGCCCGGACCGCCGGTGCGACATCGATGATCGATGTCTCCGACGGGTTGCTGGCCGATCTCGGCCATGTGGCGACCGCCTCCGGCGTGCGGGTGGACCTCCGGCGGGACGCCTTCACCGTGCCGGAGCCGATCAACGCGGTGGCGGCCGCGACCGGCGCCGACCCGTGGACGTTCCTGCTCACCGGTGGCGAGGACCACGCGCTGGCGGCGACCTTCCCGCCGGGTTCGGTGCCCGAGGGGTGGCTGGTGATCGGCAGGGTCGCCGAGACGGGCAAGACAGGACCCGAGGTGCTCGTCGACGGCCAGCCGTGGGCCGACGAGTCCGGATGGGATCACTTTCGCTGA
- a CDS encoding Lrp/AsnC ligand binding domain-containing protein: MAVKAYILVQTTVGKAAEVARAIRGIDGVLVADDVTGPYDVIVTAEAVSVDELGRLVVAGVQSVPGITRTVTCPVVTL, translated from the coding sequence ATGGCTGTGAAGGCCTACATCCTGGTGCAGACCACGGTCGGCAAAGCAGCCGAAGTCGCCCGGGCGATCCGTGGGATCGACGGCGTGCTCGTCGCGGACGATGTCACCGGGCCCTATGACGTCATCGTGACCGCCGAAGCTGTCAGCGTCGACGAACTCGGGCGCCTGGTCGTGGCGGGGGTGCAGAGTGTCCCGGGCATCACCCGCACCGTGACCTGCCCCGTCGTCACCCTGTGA
- a CDS encoding DUF3515 family protein, with translation MSRLRTLVGLGLAITLTTACAGPVSVAEPEVDPETRRICGDIVTDLPRTVLDAPRRDTTGVISAAWGTPPITFLCGVPKPAAMATDTRCFEVSGIGWFAQEGEGGWLFTTIGRHVTVQLGVPNKYAPEANALVEVAAAIEAHDPQHTPCL, from the coding sequence GTGAGCCGCCTGCGCACGCTCGTGGGCCTCGGGCTCGCCATCACGCTGACGACCGCCTGCGCCGGCCCTGTCAGCGTTGCCGAACCCGAGGTCGACCCCGAGACCCGGCGCATTTGCGGCGACATCGTCACCGACCTCCCACGGACGGTGCTCGATGCTCCCCGCCGCGACACCACCGGCGTGATCAGCGCCGCATGGGGGACGCCGCCCATCACGTTCCTCTGCGGCGTACCCAAGCCGGCGGCCATGGCCACCGACACCCGCTGCTTCGAGGTGAGTGGCATCGGCTGGTTCGCGCAGGAAGGCGAGGGCGGCTGGCTCTTCACGACCATCGGTCGCCACGTGACGGTGCAGTTGGGCGTGCCCAACAAGTACGCCCCAGAGGCCAACGCCCTGGTCGAGGTCGCTGCTGCCATCGAGGCGCACGACCCGCAACACACGCCGTGTCTATGA
- a CDS encoding D-alanine--D-alanine ligase family protein produces MTDRPTVALVFGGGSSEHRISCLTAASVARAIDPERFRVVGVGITPSGRWVSVPAEDVMALEVRDGVLPSLSEDRPEAIWRRVDNGTEVAIVDDDQLVEAVRIDVALALLHGPFGEDGTIQGMFEMLDVRYVGSGVAASAIGMDKHFMKLVFSAQGLPVGPYVAIPPREWAADRAACLDAVASLNFPVYVKPARGGSSMGITRVTSMDEVGVAIEKARDYDPKVIVEEGFTEIREIECGVLGSLGGGLAEASVPAEIRMHTEDAFYDFEAKYLPDEQVSLDVPADLQPEIADEVRQLAVQAFHAVDGEGLARVDFFVTRTGRVLINEINTMPGFTALSMFPRMWHHSGLEYPQLIERLIELALDRPVGLR; encoded by the coding sequence ATGACCGATCGCCCGACCGTCGCGCTCGTGTTCGGTGGCGGGTCCAGCGAACACCGCATCTCCTGCCTGACCGCTGCCAGTGTGGCGCGGGCGATCGACCCCGAGCGCTTCCGGGTCGTCGGCGTCGGCATCACGCCGAGCGGGCGCTGGGTGAGCGTGCCTGCCGAGGACGTGATGGCACTCGAGGTCCGGGACGGGGTCCTGCCGTCCCTGTCGGAGGACCGGCCCGAGGCGATCTGGCGGCGGGTCGATAACGGCACCGAGGTCGCGATCGTGGACGACGACCAGTTGGTCGAGGCCGTGCGCATCGACGTGGCGCTGGCCCTCCTGCACGGTCCGTTCGGTGAGGACGGGACGATCCAGGGCATGTTCGAGATGCTCGATGTCCGCTATGTCGGGTCCGGCGTGGCGGCCAGCGCGATCGGCATGGATAAGCACTTCATGAAGCTTGTCTTCTCGGCGCAGGGACTGCCGGTGGGGCCGTATGTGGCCATCCCGCCGCGGGAGTGGGCGGCCGACCGGGCGGCCTGCCTCGATGCGGTGGCGTCGCTCAACTTCCCGGTCTATGTGAAGCCAGCGCGCGGGGGCTCATCGATGGGGATCACGCGCGTCACATCGATGGACGAGGTCGGGGTGGCGATCGAGAAGGCCCGCGACTACGACCCCAAGGTCATCGTCGAGGAGGGTTTCACCGAGATCCGCGAGATCGAGTGCGGTGTGCTCGGTTCCCTCGGCGGCGGCCTGGCCGAAGCGTCCGTGCCTGCCGAGATCCGCATGCACACCGAGGACGCGTTCTATGACTTCGAGGCCAAATATCTGCCCGATGAGCAGGTGAGCCTCGACGTTCCCGCCGACCTGCAGCCCGAGATCGCCGACGAGGTGCGGCAGCTGGCGGTCCAGGCGTTCCACGCGGTCGACGGTGAGGGTCTGGCTCGTGTGGACTTCTTCGTCACCCGCACCGGCCGTGTCCTGATCAACGAGATCAACACCATGCCCGGCTTCACCGCGCTGTCCATGTTCCCGCGCATGTGGCACCACAGCGGGCTCGAATATCCCCAGCTCATCGAGCGCCTGATCGAGCTCGCGCTCGATCGGCCGGTGGGGCTGCGCTAG
- a CDS encoding NAD(P)H-dependent glycerol-3-phosphate dehydrogenase, with the protein MGVRATVMGAGAWGTAFAMILATAGNEVTLWARRPEIAEGINNTGCNPDYLTGTHLPGVTATADPDAALTGAEVVVLAVPAQQLRANLAGWTMPAEAIVVSLAKGIEVGTLQTMGQVVHEHGILRDRITVVSGPNLADEIAARQPATTVVAGWDRAVAEQVGAVCRTPWFRPYTSIDVIGCEIAGATKNAIALAVGMGMGRGFGANSMASLITRGLAESTRLGESLGADPHTFAGLAGMGDLVATCMSPLSRNRSFGEHLGRGLSVAEATTASRGVAEGVRSSTSILALAHRQDVEMPIVERVVQVLAGELSPDEAIRTLMARETKPER; encoded by the coding sequence ATGGGCGTACGCGCGACCGTGATGGGGGCCGGCGCCTGGGGTACCGCCTTCGCGATGATCCTCGCCACCGCCGGCAACGAGGTGACGCTCTGGGCGCGACGTCCGGAAATCGCCGAAGGGATCAACAACACCGGATGCAATCCCGACTATCTCACCGGGACCCACCTGCCCGGCGTCACCGCGACGGCTGATCCGGATGCGGCGCTGACCGGCGCCGAGGTGGTCGTGCTCGCCGTGCCCGCACAGCAGCTGCGCGCCAACCTGGCCGGGTGGACCATGCCGGCGGAGGCGATCGTGGTCAGCCTCGCGAAGGGCATCGAGGTCGGCACTCTCCAGACGATGGGTCAGGTGGTGCATGAACACGGCATTCTGCGCGACCGCATCACCGTGGTCAGCGGGCCGAACCTGGCCGACGAGATCGCGGCCCGCCAGCCCGCGACGACGGTGGTGGCCGGCTGGGATCGCGCGGTCGCGGAGCAGGTCGGCGCGGTGTGCCGCACACCCTGGTTCCGTCCCTATACGAGCATCGACGTGATCGGCTGCGAGATCGCCGGCGCGACCAAGAACGCGATCGCCCTTGCGGTCGGCATGGGGATGGGACGTGGCTTCGGCGCCAATTCGATGGCCTCGCTGATCACCCGGGGCCTGGCCGAAAGCACCCGACTGGGCGAGTCCCTGGGCGCGGATCCCCACACCTTCGCCGGCCTCGCCGGGATGGGTGACCTGGTTGCCACCTGCATGTCGCCGCTGTCGCGCAACCGCAGCTTCGGGGAGCACCTGGGTCGGGGCCTGAGTGTCGCCGAGGCGACCACGGCGTCGCGCGGCGTCGCCGAAGGCGTACGCTCCAGCACCTCGATCCTTGCCCTCGCGCATCGCCAGGATGTGGAGATGCCGATCGTCGAACGAGTGGTGCAGGTGCTCGCCGGGGAGCTGTCCCCGGATGAGGCGATCCGGACGCTCATGGCGCGCGAGACCAAGCCGGAGCGGTGA
- a CDS encoding lysophospholipid acyltransferase family protein, which produces MTVGVLAALVRRITDQDWRGREKIPSTGGVLFVVNHISYFDPLAFGHFLTWAGRWPRYLAKEAIFRAPILGWIASRSGQIEVRRGGPEAAAAVDAAIRAIEAGQGVTIYPEGTITADPLTWPMTGRTGAARVALQSGCPVIPVGQWGAQEILPGKKLTRPRLWPKRTMRVLAGDPVELDDLRAMPMSVAVLDEATDRILDAITALVAELREEQPPPGRWDMRAGRRVRAGEEN; this is translated from the coding sequence ATCACGGTGGGGGTGCTCGCGGCGCTGGTGCGCCGGATCACCGATCAGGACTGGCGGGGGCGGGAGAAGATCCCGTCGACCGGTGGCGTGCTGTTCGTCGTGAACCACATCTCCTATTTCGATCCGCTGGCCTTTGGGCATTTCCTGACGTGGGCCGGGCGCTGGCCGCGCTATCTGGCCAAGGAGGCGATCTTCCGCGCGCCGATCCTCGGGTGGATCGCGTCGCGAAGCGGCCAGATCGAGGTACGCCGCGGCGGTCCGGAAGCGGCCGCCGCCGTCGACGCAGCGATCCGGGCCATCGAGGCCGGACAGGGTGTGACGATCTATCCGGAAGGCACGATCACGGCCGACCCGCTGACCTGGCCCATGACAGGGCGCACGGGCGCCGCGCGTGTGGCGCTGCAGTCGGGCTGCCCGGTCATCCCGGTCGGGCAATGGGGCGCCCAGGAGATCCTGCCCGGCAAGAAGCTGACGCGGCCGCGACTGTGGCCGAAACGGACGATGCGGGTGTTGGCCGGAGATCCGGTGGAGCTCGATGACCTGCGGGCGATGCCCATGAGTGTGGCCGTTCTCGACGAGGCCACCGACAGGATCCTGGACGCGATCACCGCGCTGGTGGCCGAACTGCGCGAGGAACAACCGCCGCCGGGACGCTGGGACATGCGAGCGGGTCGTCGGGTGCGGGCTGGAGAGGAAAACTGA
- the cofC gene encoding 2-phospho-L-lactate guanylyltransferase has protein sequence MAHLHDPGHLPAGHAAAVVAVKDLSRAKTRLTSLSPALRGRLAALMAVTVVRALTEALDRVVVVTTAPGIGPLLHDHGLPTEIIADPRAGLNAAFAEGAARLRADGADLVVACMADLPALTTDSVRRTLASCADRGRWFVPDAAGTGTTLLAARGLELDPRFGPGSAQHHAVSGATELDAPDGLRVDVDAPADLAAAAAVGLLPPVAALVDEGRIGRWDTGIVVGPEADGWAVLTSGGSRVRAEADALGADVVRLAAGQRVHLVRSPEGPIRHLWI, from the coding sequence ATGGCGCACCTGCACGACCCCGGTCATCTCCCAGCGGGACATGCGGCCGCGGTCGTGGCGGTCAAGGATCTGAGTCGGGCCAAGACGCGGCTCACGTCACTGAGCCCGGCTCTGCGCGGCCGTTTGGCAGCGCTGATGGCGGTGACGGTGGTGCGGGCCCTGACCGAGGCGCTCGATCGCGTCGTGGTCGTGACCACGGCCCCAGGCATCGGGCCGTTGCTGCACGACCATGGGCTGCCCACCGAGATCATCGCCGATCCCCGCGCCGGCCTGAACGCCGCCTTCGCCGAAGGTGCTGCCCGTCTGCGAGCCGACGGCGCCGACCTGGTCGTAGCCTGCATGGCCGATCTGCCCGCACTCACGACCGATTCCGTACGCCGCACGCTCGCGTCCTGTGCCGACCGGGGCCGCTGGTTCGTGCCCGACGCCGCCGGCACAGGCACCACCCTGCTGGCCGCCCGCGGCCTCGAACTCGACCCGCGCTTCGGGCCGGGCTCGGCGCAGCACCATGCGGTCTCCGGCGCGACCGAACTCGACGCACCCGACGGTCTGCGCGTCGATGTCGATGCCCCGGCGGACCTGGCGGCGGCAGCCGCGGTGGGCCTGCTGCCACCGGTGGCGGCGCTGGTCGACGAGGGCCGGATCGGACGCTGGGACACCGGCATCGTCGTCGGGCCCGAGGCCGACGGCTGGGCCGTGCTCACGTCAGGCGGTTCCCGGGTGCGCGCCGAGGCGGACGCCCTGGGAGCGGACGTGGTGCGGCTGGCTGCCGGGCAGCGGGTCCATCTCGTGCGCTCACCGGAGGGGCCGATCCGACACCTCTGGATCTGA
- a CDS encoding HU family DNA-binding protein yields the protein MNKAELIEALSAHFGGNKAEAGRMLNIVVETIIHETARHGKVGITGFGVFEKVHREERVVRNPRTGERKKADETYVVRFRPGSDMKAYVAGERELPSAPVARDVRATRKNGSRRRDAKAANKG from the coding sequence ATGAACAAGGCCGAACTGATCGAGGCGTTGTCGGCGCATTTCGGGGGCAACAAGGCCGAGGCCGGTCGCATGTTGAACATCGTGGTGGAGACGATCATCCACGAGACTGCGCGCCACGGGAAAGTGGGCATCACCGGCTTCGGGGTGTTCGAGAAGGTCCACCGGGAGGAGCGGGTGGTCAGGAACCCGCGCACCGGGGAGCGCAAGAAAGCCGATGAAACCTATGTGGTCCGGTTTCGGCCGGGGTCGGACATGAAGGCGTATGTCGCGGGCGAAAGAGAGCTGCCCTCCGCACCCGTGGCGCGCGATGTCCGCGCGACCAGGAAGAACGGGTCGCGGCGCCGTGACGCGAAGGCCGCCAACAAGGGCTGA
- the leuD gene encoding 3-isopropylmalate dehydratase small subunit: MEKFTTHTGTAVPLRRSNVDTDQIIPAVYLKRVTKTGFEDGLFAAWRNDPDFVLNQSERKGATVLIAGPDFGTGSSREHAVWALQNYGFKVVIGSRFGDIFRSNSGKAGLLIAVVKQSAVEEMWDAADADPALEFTIDLEERSIRAGIRAWEFDIDDYTRWRLMEGLDDIGLTLRQEDAIAAYEQARPGFKPKTLPAKVSAN, encoded by the coding sequence ATGGAGAAGTTCACCACTCACACCGGCACCGCTGTCCCGCTGCGCCGCAGCAATGTGGACACCGACCAGATCATCCCGGCGGTCTATCTCAAGCGGGTCACCAAGACGGGCTTCGAGGACGGCCTGTTCGCCGCCTGGCGCAATGATCCCGACTTCGTGCTCAACCAGTCGGAGCGCAAGGGCGCCACGGTCCTCATCGCCGGGCCCGATTTCGGCACCGGCTCCTCGCGTGAGCACGCGGTCTGGGCGCTGCAGAACTATGGATTCAAGGTCGTCATCGGCTCGCGCTTCGGTGACATCTTCCGCAGCAACTCCGGCAAGGCCGGGCTGCTGATCGCTGTCGTGAAGCAGTCGGCGGTGGAGGAGATGTGGGATGCGGCGGACGCCGACCCGGCACTCGAATTCACCATTGATCTCGAGGAGCGGTCGATCCGTGCCGGTATCCGGGCGTGGGAGTTCGACATCGATGACTACACGCGCTGGCGCCTGATGGAGGGTCTGGACGACATCGGCCTGACCCTGCGGCAGGAGGATGCCATCGCCGCCTATGAGCAGGCGCGACCCGGCTTCAAGCCGAAAACCTTGCCTGCAAAGGTTTCCGCCAACTGA
- the leuC gene encoding 3-isopropylmalate dehydratase large subunit: protein MADESTQVPARDAGPMTLSEKLWRDHVVRSADGEPDLLYIDLHLVHEVTSPQAFDGLRQAGRGVRRPDLTLATEDHNTPTIDIDKPIADPVSRTQVDTLRKNAAEFGIRLHSLGDLDQGVVHIIGPQLGVTQPGMTVVCGDSHTSTHGAFGAIAFGIGTSEVEHVLATQTLPQARPKTMAVNVEGDLPEGVTAKDLALALIAQVGTGGGQGHMVEYRGKAIENMSMEGRMTLCNLSIEWGAKAGMVAPDQTTFDYLKGRPHAPEGAEWDEAVAYWETLRTDEGATFDAEITIDATALTPFVTWGTNPGQGVPLGANVPSPEDFTDPVDRSAAERALEYMGLTAGQPMREVKVDTVFLGSCTNGRIEDLRLAAKVIEGRQVAEGTRMLVVPGSARVRLQAMGEGLDEVFRAAGAEWREAGCSMCLGMNPDQLAPGERSASTSNRNFEGRQGKGGRTHLVSPAVAAATAVQGHLAAPADLDAAASADKN from the coding sequence ATGGCAGACGAATCGACTCAGGTGCCGGCACGTGATGCCGGCCCGATGACCCTCAGCGAAAAGCTCTGGCGCGACCACGTGGTCCGCTCGGCCGATGGCGAACCGGACCTGCTCTACATCGACCTGCACCTCGTGCACGAGGTCACCAGCCCGCAGGCCTTCGACGGTCTGCGTCAGGCCGGCCGCGGCGTGCGCCGCCCGGATCTCACCCTGGCCACCGAGGACCACAACACCCCCACGATCGACATCGACAAGCCGATCGCCGACCCCGTGTCCCGGACCCAGGTCGACACGCTGCGCAAGAACGCCGCCGAGTTCGGCATCCGCCTGCACAGCCTCGGCGACCTCGATCAGGGCGTCGTCCACATCATCGGCCCGCAGCTCGGCGTGACCCAGCCCGGCATGACAGTCGTGTGCGGTGACTCCCACACGTCGACCCACGGCGCCTTCGGTGCGATCGCCTTCGGCATCGGCACCTCCGAGGTCGAGCACGTGCTCGCCACCCAGACGCTGCCGCAGGCCAGGCCGAAGACCATGGCCGTCAACGTCGAGGGTGACCTGCCCGAGGGCGTCACGGCCAAGGACCTGGCGCTCGCGCTCATCGCCCAGGTCGGCACCGGCGGCGGTCAGGGCCACATGGTCGAATATCGCGGCAAGGCCATCGAGAACATGTCGATGGAAGGCCGCATGACCCTGTGCAACCTCTCCATCGAGTGGGGTGCCAAGGCCGGCATGGTCGCGCCCGACCAGACCACCTTCGACTACCTCAAGGGCCGCCCGCATGCGCCCGAGGGTGCCGAGTGGGACGAGGCCGTCGCCTACTGGGAGACCCTGCGTACCGATGAGGGCGCCACGTTCGACGCCGAGATCACCATCGACGCCACCGCGCTCACCCCGTTCGTGACCTGGGGCACCAACCCGGGCCAGGGCGTACCGCTGGGCGCCAACGTCCCCTCGCCCGAGGACTTCACCGACCCGGTGGACCGTTCGGCCGCCGAGCGGGCGCTCGAATACATGGGCCTCACTGCCGGCCAGCCGATGCGCGAGGTCAAGGTCGACACCGTCTTCCTGGGCTCCTGCACCAACGGCCGCATCGAGGACCTCCGTCTCGCCGCCAAGGTGATCGAAGGACGACAGGTCGCCGAGGGCACGCGCATGCTGGTCGTGCCGGGCTCCGCCCGGGTTCGCCTGCAGGCCATGGGCGAGGGCCTGGACGAGGTCTTCCGGGCCGCGGGTGCCGAATGGCGCGAGGCCGGCTGCTCGATGTGTCTCGGCATGAACCCCGACCAGCTCGCTCCCGGTGAGCGCAGCGCGTCGACCTCCAACCGCAACTTCGAGGGCCGGCAGGGCAAGGGCGGGCGTACGCACCTGGTCTCGCCCGCCGTCGCCGCCGCCACCGCCGTGCAGGGCCATCTGGCCGCGCCGGCCGATCTCGACGCGGCAGCGTCGGCCGACAAGAACTGA
- a CDS encoding IclR family transcriptional regulator, with protein sequence MDNSSGVGVLDKAALVLSALETGPTTLAGLVTATGLARPTAHRLAVALEHHRLVGRDLQGRFVLGPRLAELASAAGEDRLLATAGPVLARLRDITGESAQLFRRQGDVRICVAAAERMSGLRDTVPVGSQLTMAAGSAAQVLLAWEEPDRMQRGLRGSQYSAVALASVRRRGWAQSVGEREQGVASVSAPVRSPSGKVIAALSVSGPIERLSRQPGRLHARAVMAAADRLSEVLRHSGAES encoded by the coding sequence ATGGACAACTCGAGCGGCGTGGGCGTACTGGACAAGGCGGCCCTGGTGCTGAGCGCACTGGAAACAGGCCCGACAACGTTGGCGGGCCTCGTGACCGCCACCGGTCTCGCCCGACCGACGGCCCATCGGCTGGCCGTCGCACTGGAACACCACCGATTGGTGGGACGCGACCTGCAGGGTCGCTTCGTACTCGGCCCGCGACTGGCCGAGCTTGCTTCTGCGGCCGGTGAGGACCGGCTGCTGGCCACGGCCGGCCCGGTGCTGGCCCGACTGCGGGACATCACGGGCGAATCCGCCCAGCTGTTCCGCCGGCAGGGCGATGTGCGCATCTGCGTCGCCGCGGCCGAGCGGATGTCGGGCCTGCGCGACACGGTGCCCGTCGGCAGCCAGCTGACGATGGCGGCCGGCTCCGCGGCCCAGGTCCTCCTGGCCTGGGAAGAGCCCGACCGCATGCAGCGCGGGTTGCGCGGGTCGCAATATTCGGCTGTGGCGCTCGCGTCCGTACGCCGACGCGGCTGGGCCCAGTCGGTCGGCGAGCGTGAGCAGGGCGTGGCCTCGGTGTCCGCCCCCGTGCGCTCCCCCTCCGGCAAGGTGATCGCTGCCCTCAGCGTGTCCGGCCCGATCGAGCGCCTGTCGCGTCAGCCCGGTCGCCTGCACGCGCGTGCTGTGATGGCGGCCGCCGACCGGTTGTCGGAGGTTCTGCGCCACAGCGGCGCCGAGAGCTGA
- the mptB gene encoding polyprenol phosphomannose-dependent alpha 1,6 mannosyltransferase MptB — protein MTARHWLPWTVLGFVGACLVAVTAFGVGYLEDGPRGVLERNAPWVRGSVGRYVARICGLLGSIALFVAWWRLRPSGGAADHVPASGGIPFRRIGLLWTLPFWPVPALMTADAYAYAAQGWLLHQGLDPYVFAMGFPSPFAESVYPTWRPTTAVYPPLALHLQHLIVDLFGAHPYWAPVGMRLLPLAGFVLMLAVAGPLARQAGASQASALWFIALNPLLLIQFIGGAHNDGLMVGLIMVAFWLAGLAFSRAGRPHDPRPGTWQSWVALVLGCAMIGVAAAVKQPAVLVGAGVVLWNLLGEAHRGRFPWARFGVRAVVGGVVGAAVFLALSAPRGLWFGWLGDGAGSPSLVINHSPLSWFAQWALALDAPQGVVNTILTGVSALLTLAAFLWIIRRFAARRPMRFTAGILLAFGLLGTAIQPWYVLWGGPFLAFCHPTRKVVKLVGAVVLLLLISGVLQEYISPVITVPISAGIAYAWWRWGARLTGAAQHS, from the coding sequence ATGACCGCTCGTCACTGGTTGCCCTGGACCGTGCTTGGTTTCGTCGGGGCCTGCCTCGTGGCCGTCACCGCCTTCGGTGTCGGCTACCTCGAGGACGGGCCCCGCGGCGTACTCGAGCGCAACGCCCCCTGGGTCCGCGGCTCGGTCGGGCGTTATGTGGCGCGGATCTGTGGCCTCCTCGGATCGATCGCCCTGTTCGTGGCGTGGTGGCGCCTGCGCCCCTCGGGCGGCGCAGCCGATCACGTGCCGGCCTCCGGAGGCATCCCGTTCCGGCGCATCGGCCTGCTCTGGACCCTGCCGTTCTGGCCGGTGCCCGCGCTGATGACCGCGGATGCGTACGCCTATGCCGCGCAGGGCTGGCTGCTCCACCAGGGTCTCGACCCCTATGTCTTCGCCATGGGCTTTCCCAGCCCGTTCGCCGAAAGCGTCTATCCGACCTGGCGGCCGACGACGGCCGTCTATCCCCCACTGGCGCTCCATCTGCAGCACCTGATCGTCGACCTCTTCGGAGCCCATCCCTATTGGGCACCCGTCGGAATGCGGCTGCTCCCACTCGCCGGCTTCGTCCTCATGCTCGCCGTCGCGGGCCCCCTGGCCCGGCAGGCCGGTGCCAGCCAGGCCTCGGCGCTGTGGTTCATCGCGCTCAATCCACTCCTGCTGATCCAGTTCATCGGTGGCGCCCACAACGACGGCCTGATGGTGGGGCTGATCATGGTCGCCTTCTGGCTGGCGGGCCTCGCGTTCTCCCGCGCCGGACGCCCCCACGATCCGCGCCCGGGGACGTGGCAGAGCTGGGTCGCTTTGGTGCTCGGCTGCGCCATGATCGGGGTCGCCGCGGCGGTGAAGCAGCCCGCCGTGCTGGTCGGCGCCGGTGTCGTGCTGTGGAACCTGCTCGGGGAAGCGCACCGGGGCCGGTTCCCCTGGGCGCGATTCGGCGTCCGGGCCGTCGTGGGCGGCGTCGTCGGTGCGGCTGTGTTCCTGGCCCTCTCGGCCCCGCGTGGGCTGTGGTTCGGCTGGCTCGGCGACGGCGCCGGCTCCCCCAGCCTGGTGATCAACCATTCGCCGCTGAGCTGGTTCGCCCAGTGGGCGCTGGCGCTCGACGCACCCCAGGGCGTGGTGAACACGATCCTCACCGGGGTCTCGGCCCTGCTGACCCTCGCGGCCTTCCTCTGGATCATCCGACGATTCGCGGCGCGGAGGCCGATGCGCTTCACCGCCGGCATCCTGCTCGCCTTCGGCCTGTTGGGCACGGCGATCCAGCCCTGGTATGTCCTGTGGGGCGGCCCCTTCCTCGCCTTCTGTCACCCGACCCGCAAGGTCGTGAAACTGGTCGGCGCGGTCGTGCTGCTCCTGCTGATCTCGGGCGTCCTGCAGGAATACATCTCGCCGGTGATCACCGTTCCGATCAGTGCCGGGATCGCGTACGCCTGGTGGCGCTGGGGCGCCCGCCTGACCGGCGCCGCACAGCACAGCTGA